DNA sequence from the Frankiaceae bacterium genome:
CGAAGACCGCCGCCAAGGCTGCCCCGGCCAAGACCGCCCCCGCGAAGCCGGCCAAGGCCGCCCCGCCCGCCCCGCCCGCCCCGCCCGCCCCGCCCGTCAAGGCCGCCGCGAAGGCCACCAAGGCCCCCGCCGCCCCGCCGCCTCCGCCCCCGGCGGCCAAGGCGCCCGTCAAGCCCGCGGCCAAGGCCACGCCTCCGGCCAAGCCGGCCGAGAAGTGGTCCAAGTCGGAGCTCAACGCCGTACGCAAGGACCTCGAGGCCCAGCGCAACGAGCTGCGCGCCGAGATCGACGAAGCCGAGTCGACCTGGGCGAAGATCCAGGCCGAGGGCGGCGGCGAGGGCGCAGGCGACGACCAGGCCGACGCGGGGACGAAGACGTTCGAACGCGAGCACGAGATGTCGCTCGCCAACAACAGCCGCGACCTCCTCGCCCAGGTCGACCGCGCGCTCGAACGCGTCGCCAACGGCACCTACGGCGCCTGCGAGATCTGCGGCAACGCCATCGCCAAGGCCCGTCTCATGGCCCGCCCCGCCGCGACCCTCTGCGTCACCTGCAAGCAGCGCGAGGAACGCCGCTGACCCGCCCCATCCGGGTCCTCGCGGCCGCCGCGGCCGCGATCCTCGCCGCGGACCTCGCGACGAAGCTCTGGGCGGTGGAGAGCCTCTCGCCGCGCTCGATCGAGACGCTGGGCGGCCTCGTCGTGCTGCACGAGACCCGCAACCCGGGGGCGGCGTTCAGCATCGCGGGGGGCGCGACGGTGCTGTTCACGGCGATCAGCGTGGGGATCGTCGTGGTGATCGTCCGTACGGCGCGACGTCTGGTGAGCACACCCTGGGGCGCCGCGCTCGGGCTGCTGCTCGGCGGCGCGCTCGGCAACCTGGCCGACCGGCTGTTCCGCAGTCCGGGGCCGTTCCGCGGGCACGTCGTGGACTTCATCGACCTGCACTGGAACGGCGAGTCCGTCTGGCCGGTCTTCAACGTCGCCGACATGGCGATCGTCACGGGCGCCGCGGTGGCGCTGCTGCTGTCGTTCCGCGGCGTCGAGATGACGCCGTCGGGCAATACTGAGCCGTGACCGATCGCCGGACGCTCCCGGTCCCGGAAGGGCTGGACGGGCTCAGAGTGGACGCCGCCATCGCGCGGCTGTTCGGCGTGTCGCGCAACGTCGCCGCCGACATCGTCGACAACGGTCACGCCACCGTCGACGGCGTCGTCCGCAAGGGCTCCGACAAGGTGAAGGGCGGCGCCTGGCTCGACGTCGAGCTGCCCGCCCCGCCCGCGCCGCCGGCCCCCAACCCGGTCCCGGTCGAGGGCCTGAACGTCCTCCACGAGGACGACGACGTGCTCGTCGTCGACAAGCCCGCGGGCGTCGCCGCGCACCCCAGCCCCGGCTACAACGGCCCCACCGTCGTCGGCGGCCTCCTCGCCGCGGGCCACCGCCTCTCCGTCCACGGTCCCGCCGAGCGGCAGGGGATCGTGCACCGCCTCGACGCCGGCACCAGCGGCCTCATGGTCGTCGCGAAGTCCGAGCGGGCGTACTCCGCCCTCAAGGACGACTTCCGCGAACGCCGCGTCGACAAGCGCTACCACGCGCTCGTCCAGGGCCGCCCCGACCCGACCGACGGCACCATCGACGCGCCGATCGACCGGCACCCGACGCACCCGTACCGGTTCGCCGTCGTCGCGGGCGGCCGCGACTCGGTGACGCACTACGAGACGGAGGAGGCGTTCCGCGCCGCGTCGCTCGTGGCGATCAGGCTGGAGACGGGACGTACGCACCAGATCCGCGTGCACTTCGCGGCCCTGCGGCACCCGTGCGTGGGCGACCTCCAGTACGGCGCCGACCCGACCCTCGCGCAGCGGCTCAACCTCACGCGCCAGTGGCTGCACGCGGTGCACCTG
Encoded proteins:
- the lspA gene encoding signal peptidase II produces the protein MRVLAAAAAAILAADLATKLWAVESLSPRSIETLGGLVVLHETRNPGAAFSIAGGATVLFTAISVGIVVVIVRTARRLVSTPWGAALGLLLGGALGNLADRLFRSPGPFRGHVVDFIDLHWNGESVWPVFNVADMAIVTGAAVALLLSFRGVEMTPSGNTEP
- a CDS encoding RluA family pseudouridine synthase, whose translation is MDAAIARLFGVSRNVAADIVDNGHATVDGVVRKGSDKVKGGAWLDVELPAPPAPPAPNPVPVEGLNVLHEDDDVLVVDKPAGVAAHPSPGYNGPTVVGGLLAAGHRLSVHGPAERQGIVHRLDAGTSGLMVVAKSERAYSALKDDFRERRVDKRYHALVQGRPDPTDGTIDAPIDRHPTHPYRFAVVAGGRDSVTHYETEEAFRAASLVAIRLETGRTHQIRVHFAALRHPCVGDLQYGADPTLAQRLNLTRQWLHAVHLAFDHPGDGRRVAFDSAYAPDLQVALDTLRDEA
- a CDS encoding TraR/DksA C4-type zinc finger protein produces the protein KTAAKAAPAKTAPAKPAKAAPPAPPAPPAPPVKAAAKATKAPAAPPPPPPAAKAPVKPAAKATPPAKPAEKWSKSELNAVRKDLEAQRNELRAEIDEAESTWAKIQAEGGGEGAGDDQADAGTKTFEREHEMSLANNSRDLLAQVDRALERVANGTYGACEICGNAIAKARLMARPAATLCVTCKQREERR